In one window of Microbacterium dextranolyticum DNA:
- the dusB gene encoding tRNA dihydrouridine synthase DusB, whose amino-acid sequence MSLLTGSAPSSEASVPHAAHPLRIGPITLDAPVVLAPMAGITNTAFRRLCREYGAGLYVSEMITTRALVERNATTMRLITHHESETPRSIQLYGVDPATTEAAVRLLVDEDRADHIDLNFGCPVPKVTRKGGGAALPWKLGLFREIVTRAARAAGDVPLTVKMRKGIDADHLTFLDAGRIAEDAGVAAVALHARTASEFYSGTADWEAIAQLKQAVTDVPVLGNGDIWSGEDAVRMMAETGCDGVVVGRGCLGRPWLFGDLAAAFGAPGIRPDATLGFVAGAFRRHAELLVEFFEDEGRGCRDIRKHVAWYFKGYPVGGETRAALATASTLAEIDDLLASMDLEAPYPGTPAEGQRGRAGTPKRPALPDGWLTSREMTGDAARTLADAELDTSGG is encoded by the coding sequence ATGTCCCTGCTCACCGGATCCGCACCCTCCTCTGAGGCGTCCGTGCCGCACGCCGCGCATCCCCTGCGGATCGGACCGATCACGCTGGATGCCCCTGTGGTCCTCGCGCCGATGGCCGGCATCACGAACACGGCGTTTCGCCGGCTGTGCCGCGAGTACGGCGCCGGCCTCTACGTCAGCGAGATGATCACGACGCGCGCTCTCGTCGAGCGGAATGCGACCACGATGCGACTGATCACGCACCACGAGTCGGAGACACCGAGGTCGATCCAGCTCTACGGCGTCGACCCCGCGACGACCGAGGCCGCCGTGCGCCTGCTCGTCGACGAGGATCGCGCCGACCACATCGACCTGAACTTCGGATGCCCCGTGCCGAAGGTCACACGCAAGGGCGGCGGCGCCGCCCTGCCGTGGAAGCTCGGCCTCTTCCGTGAGATCGTCACCCGTGCCGCCCGTGCCGCGGGCGATGTGCCCCTCACGGTCAAGATGCGCAAGGGCATCGACGCGGATCATCTGACGTTCCTCGACGCCGGACGCATCGCGGAGGATGCCGGTGTCGCCGCGGTCGCGCTGCACGCGCGGACCGCCTCGGAGTTCTACTCGGGCACCGCCGACTGGGAGGCGATCGCACAACTCAAGCAGGCCGTCACCGACGTGCCGGTGCTCGGCAACGGCGACATCTGGTCGGGTGAGGACGCCGTGCGCATGATGGCGGAGACCGGCTGCGACGGCGTCGTCGTCGGACGAGGGTGCCTCGGCCGCCCCTGGCTGTTCGGCGACCTCGCGGCGGCGTTCGGGGCCCCGGGCATCCGACCCGACGCGACGCTTGGCTTCGTCGCGGGCGCGTTCCGGCGCCACGCGGAGCTGCTCGTGGAGTTCTTCGAGGACGAGGGGCGCGGGTGCCGCGACATCCGCAAGCACGTCGCGTGGTACTTCAAGGGGTACCCGGTGGGCGGCGAGACGCGCGCGGCGCTCGCGACGGCATCCACGCTCGCCGAGATCGACGACCTGCTGGCGAGCATGGACCTGGAAGCCCCGTATCCCGGAACGCCTGCCGAGGGGCAGCGGGGGCGCGCCGGGACTCCGAAGCGCCCCGCCCTTCCCGACGGTTGGCTCACCAGCCGCGAGATGACCGGTGACGCCGCGCGCACGCTCGCCGATGCGGAGCTGGACACCAGTGGGGGCTGA